The window ATGTGAATTGTTGCTGGTTAAGCTTGCAGGATCAGGTAAAAACAATAttctctccatttttcttgTGTTCTTTGGTTAATGCTTATGAACTAGATCATGCGGTGAAGTTGGCAGTCAGTCAGGCCATGTTGtctgatttttttcaaaacaaccttttgaatgattttatcaaaaaacAGATTTTTGATGCTTAATGCCCAAGGAATTACATGACAATGATGCAAAGTGAAAGGATGGTAATcagttttttcttatttagtttttatctAGTAAATTAGGTCTGATGCTCTACATTTCTCTATGCATAATAAAAACCAGAAACTGTTTCATTGATCTTTTTTCAGTCATGAACATTCAATGTTTTGTCTCTGTTGCTCTTACAGGAATTATATACAGGCGGCAATGATAGACAAATTCTTGTTTGGTCACCATCTAGattgaattttgatgaaatgGTACACCCTTTGAATTTGTATATTATTCTGTCCTTGTATGCATTTAGTTTACTGATGTTTATATGATTAAATGTTAAGAGCTTTCTGAGCTGGCATCTTACTTTGTTTGGAAGTACATGCAGGATCATGGCAGCAGGAAAGAGTCGATTCATGCACAGGATCAGGATAATTGGAGCGATTGACATTCCTTGCTACCTGAGATTATGTGGGTTTTCCTTTTACATGTAACTTAACCTCTTAAATCTTGTATATTTATCGCCGCTTTTTGTATgtattttgttgttgtttggTTGCTTTGGATATTTGATTCTAATAAATTCCCTATCAGAATGTCAGAATGGCAAAATCTAGCTTCTCCTTTGTAATGATTTTGTGTTAAATTTAGGACTATCATGTTTCCATGACTTGTACTAATCAAGTTACAATGCCTGAAAATTTGcacacaattttaattttttttttgtagaggTAGGTTTAAGATTTTATGGAGGGgacattttattttgaatttaggaTTTCAAGTGTCTGATGATGACAGCcaccaaataaattttatagtCAAGATATCTTATTATATAAGAATTCTAGTAAGCTCCCCCAGGAATGTGTTAAGTAACTAGACTTAGTAGAGGAATTCAGCCCATTCAGTATCGGATTTTGGATTTGTAGTGTGCGGTAATAGCTGACAGCTCCTAGTTTAAGATAAGTAGCCTTGGTGTTTAATGGTTTTTGACATTGTAGGGCAAGGGTTTGGGCTATGGGTTCTAGAACTTCTTGCCTTACTAATTTCTTTGGTTTCTAAATTCCATTTTAATGTCATCAGACGCAAAGCTTATCTAAATAGAGCCGTAGCCAATTTTTTCTCATAATTTGGCAACCTAACTTCTAAGTGTAGCCCATAGTTTGCCTCTTAATTGATCACATGATAAGAGTGGGAAGCACGGTAAGAAAGACAAGTCTAGTGTGCCTTTTAGGGTAGACCGGAATAGGAAAAGgaagatattttatatatggGAGGAAAATGATTTGTAAATCAGTTTCAAGctatggaaattttttttggtttcattgCTTGTTGCTTTGTCTGGTTCAATAATACCGTTTATCCTACTGAGTTTTACAGGCCAACTAGACCCAAAGCGTCTCAAGCTCAAGCATGTACTTTTCTAGTTAAAGACCAGCATCTTGGGGCTAACGTGGAATCCACTCAAGGACCTATTGGTTTAGGTAAATATCGAAGTCATTTTGGAGGATAAACTACGCGTTCTTGGGATCTGTGTGCTCCCTGGTTAGAACCTCTAAGGGGTCCCAATGGTTTGGACTTGAGTAGGCCGAAAAAAGACAGAAGTTATGAGTAGAGAGAATATGAACTATTACGATCAAAACAACTGGCCTATCCATATCCCAAATCGAAACGAAGATACATTCATTCGATGTGGGTACTATGGAGGCCATGCTGACTTCTGACCGTTGGAGTTATGTGGGGACGGTGCAGTTGCGGAATAACCTAAGCCCTTCGAACTTGCTCTCTCTTTCAGGCAACTTTTCCTTCCTTGAGTGAGAGAGTGACCCTTGTTTATAATCAGGATTTTATGTTTTCGTGTGCTTGCCGCCTTGGACTTGTAGGCTGTAGGATCGAGTAGGAAATTAGAGATGTTTTAATAAGTAACATGGTGGATGCAGGATGCGTGATTGACCCGCTCTGTTATTCTAATTCCAACATctcttttttcctcaaattcagCTTGTTTCCTGCACACTTTCAACTCTGGATGATAGGCCCATGCCCATTCTTTCTAGAAATTAGCTTCCTCAAATATGAATGGGCTAATTGCTGATTGGGTCAATTAAGGTATGTTATTTAAATACTAATGTTTATAATAATACCCGCAAGGCAAGTGACTGAGTTAAAGTCGTCTCTCTCACGCCATCTGATTTCAGGCGGGAAAAGAATTTTTTCGTCTATCCATAGAAGTCAAAAGTTCTTCTGTCTTGGTGTTTCTTGTgctgataaaatatttattgcaaTGTTAGGATAGGAATGATTTAGGATGAaagtagaaaaaacaaaaaaaaaaccatttgataataattctcaGGTTcctgctttttttattttttctctttaaaataaaaaataaaataaaataaaatgtaatccTACGTGTCAACGTAATCTTATGAATAATTACTAcctttattaaacaaatatttttgataatttttaataaaaaagttttatcaTAAGTAATCAAATCCATTGTCCGGATATGgttaatttaattcatatgaAATTAATCTTATCAGTTTGAAATAATCCAAtacatcattttattttgagtaaaaataaaaaataaaataaaaataatagaagatgcatttaatgaaattttaatatctCGTATTTCAAGGTTCAACATTTGtttaagataaaaatgatattatatcCCAAAATCtaccattgaaaatatatgaaatattaactaaaaaatgttgggtaaaaatattattaaatttttaaaattttaaatcataataaaaatatttaaaaaaaattaaaaatatagaaaattaataagaaacgTAAATTCATTGGATATGTCtcaatttgatttattataccCCTATATATCAACATTGAAAAAGACGAAGGTGGATAAAGTTTGTATGGATTAtgtctcttttatttttccttatttaacttattatttttatgattttaacaATTATAGTTATAaacttataataattaaaacccTTTCTAGgcaaaatccaaaagaaaaaactcatttgattttaattttaatttattccttcTAGGTAAAATGgaattcctttcttttaaatttgattaataggaTTCTTTTAATTgagtctttatttatttatttatttataagggCAAATCGATATAGGCTTCTCATGGTGTAACCGTGGAAGCATCTACCTCACAGACATGGCTGCGAGGGCGGGGAAGTCGCAGGAGATGGATCCCGGAATATGGTGCCACTTGCCGGTGGAGCTTCTGGAACATGTGCTATCTTTTCTCCCTCTCAAAAGCTTCTTCAATCTCCTTTGTACCTGCAAACGCTTCAAATCTTTAATTTACTCTCCTTCATTCCTGGCCAAGtattctccttctccttcttcttcttcttcttcttcttcacccgCTCTCTCATCTTTTCTCTTACTTTCTCATCCACAGTTCTACCGCCACCGACTCCCTCTCTATGACTCAGCCATTGGAAACTGGCGCAATTTATCTCTCACCTGCTCTATTCTCTTACCCTACGCCGCCACCACCGCGATCACGCTGCTCTCCGCCGCCAATGGACTCCTCTGCTTCTCTTTACCCAACTCATCTTCTTTCCTGGTCTGCAATCTCTTGGTAGGATCCTCCAGAGTCCTCCAATTCCCTGGATACCCTTTTGCTTTTGAAATGCTGACCTTGGTTCCTGCCCCGAATGGGTACAAGATCTTCATGATCGCTTCTGGGTCCTCTTCCAACAACGCTTGGGTGTATGATTCCGGGGTTCATTCATGGCGAGAATTCCAGGGTTTCGATCCGACTTTGAGCGACAATTGTCATCAAGGAGTTTACTGTAATGGGGTTCTGTATTTTTGTACGTCTGAGCCGTTTTCCATAGCGTGTTTTGATTTGGAGAGTGGGGTGTGGGACAGATCGGTTGTGGAGTTGCCGGGGGAGCTGACGTTTGTGAAATTAGTGAGCGATGGAGAAGGGAAGCTGTATTTGGTTGGTGGGATTGGGAGGAATGGGATTTCCAAAAGTATGAAATTGTGGGAATTGGAAGGAGAGAATTGGGTGCTGGTGGAGAGTCTGCCGGAATTCATGTGCCAAAAATTGGTTTCCGTGTGTTATCACAATTACGAGCATGTGTATTGCTTTTGGCACCAGGAGACGATCTGCGTATGCTGCTATACTTGGCCCGAGATTTTGTATTACAAGGTCGCTAGGAGGACTTGGCATTGGCTGCCTAAATGCCCTTCATTGCCTGACAAATGGAGCTGTGGTTTCAGGTGGTTTTCTTTTGTTCCAGAATTATATGCTCAAGTTTGAttgcttttttcctttttattttctttcttcttcatccCTCAACTTCTGTGTGGCCCCCCTCTCCACCCTTTTCTGGAACAATGTCATATAACTTGTTGAATGGAGTTTTGCCCAAACTCTTAGATCCTATTAGTAGGCTATAGAGATTTCTGTTTTCATTGTTACTTATGATTCAATGGTCAttgatattcttgttttttaattttactctCTCTAAATTATAGATTTGTGTAGTGTGCCCCATTTCTTTCTACTTGGGCCCCAGGGATTTTATATTTGTGCGGTTGCTATTGAGCTTTCTGCTACTGTATCAGATTTAAACTGGGAGTATATGTAGTGTGGTTGTCTGCCATCTGTCCTCCTTGTGGCTAGCCCTTCAGTAAATTAAAGCTCTTCTGCAACTCTTACTAACATAATTGATTGGAATTCTAATTGGAAATCATTCATAAGTTGGCCGAATCATGCTGATCTTGccctttttctctatttctacATTATCAAAGGGAAAGGGTCGTTATCTGCATTGTCATCACTAGAAGACTTTTCCCTGCCACCAgatctaattatttttagtggCACTATCATGCTGATGAATGATGATAGCATCCTACTTGTTTTATCGAGCTGGTAATGATGAAATACTGTACTATAAAATGTTTGCAAAATCATTGTTTTTTCCATACTTCTTTCTtgatttgtaataaaataagataGAGTACTGAAGTTGTGAAAAACATTAACACCTTGGAAAGAAAATGCATGATTCATGCATCGACTTTGGTATTGCTCTAGTGTTGCCAAAAAATCCATGCATTGACTTAGACATTGCTTAAATATCTGGTGCTCAATATTAGATAAGTGTAATTCTCGTAGCTCGAAATTAGGGAGTGAATTGGAATGTCAAATCAGCAATTACTTCAACTGGAATATCAAACCAGCAGTTAAGGCCCTTTGGCTCTTTGGTCAACTACACTTGCAACATCAAATGCCTCAATATCAAAACATTTGTGATTGTAAAGAAGAAGGGGAACATGATATCTAGGACTTAGATATTTCCAAAGCACTCAAACCAGCTTAAGACTTAAGAATGCCCTTAGAAGCCTGAGAGAATCTTGAGTCATGACATAGTCAGGGCAATGAATAGGTAGGCAGGGGAGAAGGCCAACAGAGGAAAGGTTCTCAAAGCTCCCTTGTAGATTGGTGATTGGGATGGTGAAACCAATCAGGTTGCCGTGACACTAGATGACCATGATTTGATATTGGGCTGCTAAGTGGCTCCTGCAGGTCAAGGTGGGACTGCTGCCACACTTTGAAGAAGCCTGTTGATCATGGATGAACTACAACATTTCTGTTCAAAGGGATGCAAACAAAAGCAAAAGGGAATGTAGTAGAGGTTTTCTACACTTCAAGTGACTGCTGGCAACACAAGTCATAATTAAAGCCAGGATGAACTCTTATAATCTCCTGTGGTTTCGGTGGACAAGGCTCACTGAATTCACATATTCTACATAGTAAAATTAAGTACTTCACCCCTTAAAGTTTTGAACATGTCAGTAAAGCAATAGGAGTGGGTCACCTAGAAATTTTAGTTGGGGAAGTGCTCGGCAGTACTTGCAAACTAAGTTGACAAGGGCGGGCATCAACTATTACAGGTAGGGGTGGTGTGTTAGtgcttttacaattttatttgagaaagcAAAAATATATGTGGTGGCACCGGCACCCATCTGGTCCTAGGTTGGTCGTCATGGGCCAAATATCCAAGTGTTGGATCTGGACTTATGTTATTTTTCCTTGGGtgttttgagtattttttttttagtggcgACAACTTTAGATCAATTTCTTAGAATTTaggaaaatttattatataactGCAGGAACATGTGATGTGTCTCCTTACTAGAACCATAATTGCTTAAAACCTCTCATTAAGAAAGGACGGATGTTGGGGAATGACCATATGGCCTTCCTATGATTTCAAAACACACCTGGGGCACCCCCTTAAAGTGTGCATTATACTATGTAGGAACTATGTGTCACGTGCACAAGGCCATGGCAAGATGTTGCATGATATGGTGCTACATCAATGTGTGCAAATAAGGCAAGAATCTGTTGTTACATGGTAAGAATGATGTGACCTTTGATGCTTCCTGAGCCACAATGTTTTGAGAGAATAAAGTTCAGATGAGGCAATCCAAAGTTGGGTAGAGTTGGAGATGGTATGGATTGGGCTATATCTGTACTCCAGCTTAGAGCATGTTGGCTGCATTTTCCAGGTGCCTCTGGCAGGACTATGGAGTGGCGAATCTAATTCTAAATATTGAGCGGTGGAAATCGACTCCACCAGAGGCTTAGGCTCTGTATTAGTGCTTTGCATTGACGGCGATGGGTGGTCTTAACTGTGAGCGAGGTGACCAGACTTCGCCTGTGGGCCCTGCAACAACGAcccaaggatttttttttctgcacACAGTTGATTAGTGATCTGTTACAATGATTTGTACTGGTGGTGTACTCCGCCTGTTATGCTTCCAACTAAGCCATAACAGCCCTCGCTTGGAACACCACCATCGAAGGACGTGTCTTCTTCACCAAGAATCATTGTCATAAGGGAATAACTTTTTTTCTAGATTCCCATAGATTGGAGCAACAATTTTCCATCAAGATTCTCTCGTAAAAGCTCTCACTCTGTAACTTTGTTGGCAAGTGCAACAGCTCCAACGCTGCTGGTCTGGTGGATCCCTTTCGAACTATCAAATTATCACTCTTATTTGTAGAGAGACTggagatgaaaaaggaaagaggaaaGAGAATATTTTGAATTAGCTTCAAGCTAGTTATCTTTGTAGAGTCATGGACCAACCAATGAGCCCTTGATAGGGGGTTCACCTTTCTTGGGGTATGGAAACCATTAGTGATATCTGCTTATGGTCCACATACAATGACGGCATCTTAACTTCTACATACCCCTCTTGGAGACAAATGAAATATTGATCCATTCTAAATGAGGACAGACAAAATATGATAGTCAAAATACCTATAGCCTAAACAGGCTAGTTCCTTGGCCACCTAGTACGATGAGTGTTAAACCAACAAGAACAAAATACCCATCCCTCAGTGATGTAAGGGGGCTGTTACGTATATCATATTTGGTCCATTTTGGTTCCTTCAGACATAGTTGTAATCCTTTTTAATTACTGGGGTTTCATGAAGATAGGTTTTCCACTGCTTTGCTTGAGATTCCATAATCCAAAATACATGACACTGGATTTGAAGTGCTTGGGATTCTATCATTTTTGTTTCGGTGATTACTGCATATGACACTGTTTCAGCCAGTGACTGATTCAGTGATTTGTGTGAACTTGGAACCCGAGTTGCATTTAGATCTCTATGTATCTATTCCTGAATTCCCTGGACCATAGTCAATATTTTGTTTGTAGTTTGTGAAGTTCTTTTGATTAgtttatgaagtgttttttcAATGAATTGTTTGCCCAAATAAAACTCGTCCATGTggtttttaacccaaaaa is drawn from Vitis riparia cultivar Riparia Gloire de Montpellier isolate 1030 chromosome 18, EGFV_Vit.rip_1.0, whole genome shotgun sequence and contains these coding sequences:
- the LOC117907026 gene encoding F-box/kelch-repeat protein At5g43190 isoform X2, with the protein product MVPLAGGASGTCAIFSPSQKLLQSPLYLQTLQIFNLLSFIPGQFYRHRLPLYDSAIGNWRNLSLTCSILLPYAATTAITLLSAANGLLCFSLPNSSSFLVCNLLVGSSRVLQFPGYPFAFEMLTLVPAPNGYKIFMIASGSSSNNAWVYDSGVHSWREFQGFDPTLSDNCHQGVYCNGVLYFCTSEPFSIACFDLESGVWDRSVVELPGELTFVKLVSDGEGKLYLVGGIGRNGISKSMKLWELEGENWVLVESLPEFMCQKLVSVCYHNYEHVYCFWHQETICVCCYTWPEILYYKVARRTWHWLPKCPSLPDKWSCGFRWFSFVPELYAQV
- the LOC117907026 gene encoding F-box/kelch-repeat protein At5g43190 isoform X1; this translates as MAARAGKSQEMDPGIWCHLPVELLEHVLSFLPLKSFFNLLCTCKRFKSLIYSPSFLAKYSPSPSSSSSSSSPALSSFLLLSHPQFYRHRLPLYDSAIGNWRNLSLTCSILLPYAATTAITLLSAANGLLCFSLPNSSSFLVCNLLVGSSRVLQFPGYPFAFEMLTLVPAPNGYKIFMIASGSSSNNAWVYDSGVHSWREFQGFDPTLSDNCHQGVYCNGVLYFCTSEPFSIACFDLESGVWDRSVVELPGELTFVKLVSDGEGKLYLVGGIGRNGISKSMKLWELEGENWVLVESLPEFMCQKLVSVCYHNYEHVYCFWHQETICVCCYTWPEILYYKVARRTWHWLPKCPSLPDKWSCGFRWFSFVPELYAQV